Below is a genomic region from Candidatus Fermentibacter sp..
CGGTGTCCCTGCAGCCCCCGAGGTGGTATGCCACGCAGTCGTCGCACCGGAGGGCGAGAGACACCGCGAGGCCTATGATCTCCTTCGTCGCGGCGCCGAGAGCTCCGTCGCCCCAGGCCTGTGCGTCGGCCGAAATCACTCTCTTCGCAGTCCTGTCGGCGCGCCCGAGCAGGAGCCCGTTCAGCTCCGCCCGGGTCGCGGCGAATTCGTCCCAGTCCATCGGTCCTCCGCAGGACCCTCCGGCACGGTCAGGCACCGGTGTCCTTCAGCTCCTCGCCCCCAGCTCGCGGTCGAGCATGAAGAGGGCGCCGGTGGAGTCGCCGGCGAGGACGAGCTTCTGTACTATGGAGTCCGCGTGCGCCTCCTCCTCGACCTGCTCGTCCACGAACCACTTCAGGAAGCTCGCGGAGGCGTGGTCCTTGACCGAGATCGAGAGGTCCATGAGCGTGTCGATGCGCGCTGTGATGTGCTTCTCGTGGGCGAGAGCGGCCTTGAAAGCCTCGAGGGGGGTCTTCCATTTCGCGGTGGGCTGGGCGATGGCCTTGAGGGCCACCTTGCCGCCCCTCTCGACGATGAAGGAGAAGAACTTCATCGCGTGGGCGGTCTCCTCCTGGCTCTGGACCCTCATCCACTTCGCGAATCCCGGCAGGTTCACGGACTCGAACCAGGCCGCCATGGCGAGGTACAGGTAGGCCGAGAAGGCCTCCTCGTTGATCTGGGCGTTGAACTCGTCGAGCACCTTCCTGTCCATCATGTCGCACTCCTCCAGAGGCTGTGGATGTTGCAGTACTCACGCGCCGAGAGCCCGGAGGCGACCGGGCCCGGGAAGAAGGCCTCGGGCGCCAGCCCGGGTGCCAGGTGACGCCTGCACGTGCGACCGTCGGCCACGAGCTCTATCCACTCGATGAAATGGTTCTCGAGCATCGGGTGCGGAACGCTGCCCACCCTGACCGTGTACCCTCCGTCGACCCTCTCGATGATGGGAACGTGCTTCTCGACAGAGGAGTCGGCGGTCTGCTCGACCAGGGCGGTCATCGGCTCGCCGCAGCAGACAAGCGTGCCGCCGCCGTGGTGGAGCATCTCGACGATGTTGCCGCATTTCCCGCACTTGAACACGGTTCCTGTCATGTCAGACCTCCGGGTTCGCGCCCATGGACCGATACTACAATATCGAGGGCGGGCGGGGCACGCCCGGCGCCCGCGACTTCAGGACGACCAGGGTCACGTCGTCGTCCGGGATGTCGCCGTCCGGAGGCTCCGAGCCGCTCAGCAGCCTCTCGACGAGCTGATCCGGCGAGGCTCCGGGATGATCCCGGACGAGCGACGCCATCCACTCCAGAGGGTTCTCCCCGATCCTCTCCAACCTGTCCGACAGCCCGTCGGTGTAGATGACGAGCGTATCTCCCGCTCCCATCGGCACCGTCGCCGATCCGTAGACGGCTCCGGGCGAGATGCCGAGCACGAGCCCGCCTTCTTCGAGCTCGATCGTCCCCCCTCCGCACGAGATCCCGATCAGGAGCGGGTGGTCGTGGCCGGCGTTGCAGTACTCGATCGAGCACGAGGAAGGATCGAGCACGGCGCAGAAGAAGGTCACGAAGCGGTCCTCGGGGCATATCCTGCAGAGGAGTCCGTTGAGGGCGGAACACGTCCCGGCCGGCGGGTAGCCCTCCTCGAGGAGGGTGGTCGCCGATGCGTGCACGGCCGACATCAGGATCGCCGCTCCGGCTCCCTTGCCGGCAACGTCGGCGACGAAGATCCCGACCCTGCCGTCCTGCAGACGCGAGATCCCGAAACAGTCGCCCCCCACCTCCCGGGTGGGCCTGCAGACGACCGACGCGCCGAAGGGTGAGAGATCGGGGACGGGGGCGGAGAGCAGCCCGTCCTGCACGCTCCTCGCTATCTCGATCTCCTCCTGGTATCTCCCCCTCTCGATGTTCTCGGCGAGCAGGCGCGAATTGAGCATGGCGACGCCGGCGAGCCCTGCGAACGCCTCGACCAGGCCGGTGGACTGCCTCACGAAGGCGAACGGACTCGACGAGACCGCCACCAGGCTCCCGAGATCGATCCCTCCGGCGCGGATGGGCGTGACCAGCAGGGACCTCGTTCCGAGCCCGGCCGATCCCAGCCTCGCGAGCGGGGAGCCCTTCGGGAGCCCTGCGAGCACCTGCGTCCCCCGCATGCCCGGGGAGCCCACCATGCCGCTGACTCCGCATCCCGGCAGCCCCTCCACGATCAGATCGGTGCCGCTCACCTTCACGATGCTCGACGAGCCGTCCGGATCGAGCAGCTCGACCCACGCCGCGTCGACTCCCGGCAGGCCGCAGGCGAGCCTCGCAACGCTCTCGCAGACAGCCTCCGCCCCTGCTCCGGAAAGGATGAGGTCGCCGAGCTCCTGCACCGACCTGAGCCCCCTCCTGAGGCGCTCCATCGCACCCGCGGAGGGGAGCGAGAGGAGGATCGCGAAGGCGGCAGCCCCCGATATCCCCGAACCCGCGACGGAAAGAGCCGTCGACAGCCCGGAGACCGCCCGGGAGGCTCCGGCCCGGTCCGCCGAGTCCGCCGCTGCCGCAGAGGCCGCGGCAAGGGCTATGGCGACGGCCATGGCGATCCATCTGCCCCTCGAATCGAGGTAGTGGATCCATCCCGATCTGAATCCGGCGAGCAGAGCGGCGGCAGCGGCGAGGAACACCACCGGGCCTGTGCCTGCGAAGGATCCGTTCTCTCCCGAGCCTCCTGCGGCCGCCTCACCGGAGGGGAGCACCGAGAGCAGGATCCCGTCCAGGATCAGGAGCCCGATCAGGATCACGGAGACCGCTCCTGCGAAGCGGGGGCTGTCGGTCATCGAAAGGGATCTGGCATAGACCAGGAAGAGAACGGACGAGGCGATGGACAGCCCGGTCAGGACACCGGCGGGAATCCGCGCTCCCAGCAGGGAGAAGCCCGAGGATGCGGCCAGCAGGACGGCTGCGATGGCCAGTCTTGCACCGAGGCTCCTCCGTGCGGGAGTCGCGAGGGTCTGGAAATACAGGAGGGCCGCGGCGAGAGAGGCCCCGATCCCGGCGGGATCCGGGGAGGCGGTACCGAGTGCTCCGGACAGCGCTGCGAATACCGCCGTCAGCAGGGCGGCAGGGAGCCCCGGAACCCTCGGGATGCCCATGCTCAGCCGGAGGCCAGCATGCCGAGGATCCAGCTTGTCAGCGAACCGGACCGGACGCGATGCTCGGTCCCCGACGCCATGTCCTTGACGAGAGCTTCTCCCGAAGCGACCTCCTCCGGTCCGGCGACGACCACCAGCCTGGCCCCCGCCTTCCCCGCGGCCCTGAACTGCCTCGAGATGCTCCTGCCTTCTATCTCCATGACTGTCCTGACGCCGTGCGCCCTGAGGCTCTCGGCCCACGCCAGGGCGGCCGGCGCCTCGGAGGCGGAGTAGACCGCCACGAATACCTGCGGCCTGCAGCATTCCCCGGGATCGGCGGGCAGGAGCCCGTACGTCTCCAGGAACAGCTTCAGTGTCAGGAGGCCCAGGCCGAAGCCCACTCCCGTCACCGGCTTCCCGCCGAACAGGCCCACGAGATCGTCGTACCTGCCGCCGCCGCAGATGGCCCGCCTGTTCCCGCTCCCGGTGTCCGAGAGCTCGAAGACCGTGCCGGTGTAGTAGTCCAGCCCCCTGACCACGGATGCGTCGAACGAGGCGGAGGCAAGCCCGGCGGCTTCGAGCAGCCCGGCGAACTCCTTCATGCGGGCGTAGCTCCCGGATCCCGATGCAGCGCCGGCCAGCCACTCGTCATCCAGGGACCTCACCGAGGCGAACTTCTCGAGGACCGACGCCTTCTCGTCGCTTCCGAGGATTCCTGCGGCATAGGCGAGCCACTCGGGCCTCTGCATCTTGCCGATCCTGTCCACCGCTCCGAGGGCGCTCTGGATCTCTTCCGGAGCGATCCCAACGGCACGGAGGACATCCGTTGCGAGGCCGCGCCCCGAGTACCCGATCCGGTAGGTTCCGGGGAGGGCACCGAGGTTCTTCATGATCCTGTCCAGGACCAGCATGACCTCGAGGTCGCCCATGGAGCCCGTCTCGCCGAGGATGTCCAGGTTGAACTGCCTGAACTCCCTGACCCTGCCGCGCTGAGGGCGCTCGTACCTGAAGCACAGCGGGAAGGACATCCAGCGGACCGGGCTGGGGACCTCGGGGGCCGATGCTATCATCCTGGCGAGGCTGGGAGTCATCTCCGGGCGGAGCACCACCCTCCTCCCGCCGCGGTCCTCGAAGGAGTACCCCTGCTCCGAGATCAGCCCGCCCCCGGACTTGGCGAGGAAGAGCTCGACGGGTTCGATCGTCGGGCCGTCGTACTCCTCGAATCCGTAGGAGCAGGCCGCCTTCCTCACCATCGAGACGATGTAGGCCTCGACGGCCATCTCGGAGGGATAGAGCTGCCTCATCCCGGTCAGCGGCCTGGTGCTGAGTTCCATCGTACCTCCGCTTTGGCACCCGTTCGGTGGCGCATGCGCCGGCCTCCGGGTCCGCCCGGTGCGCGAACCCGCCACGGCTGCTATCTTACAGAATCGGTGGTTCCGTGAAAACCCGGAAGGAGCTCGACCATGCGTGGATCGCTCCTCTTGATCCTTTCGTGCCTGATCCTGGGCCAGTCATCCTGTTCGACCGGCGATGACGCCGCCCCCGCGGGCGATGCCGCGCCACCCCCGCCCGACTCCGCCGGAGGAGCCCGTTCGGTGCAGCGGGAGGGGTTCCTCCTGTCCTGGACCGTCGAGGGCGCGGAGGCTGTGGTGACCATGAGCGCACCGACGACGGGATGGGTGGCCGCCGGGTTCCACACCGAGGGCGCCATGCAGAACGCCCAGATAGTCATGGGCTGGGTGGACGGCGATGCGTTCGCCCTGCGCGACGACTTCGGCACGGGCTTCACGACCCATGCCCCGGACACCTCCCTCGGAGGCTCCGACGACCTCGTGCCGGTGTCGGGCACGGAGGAGGACGGCAGGACTACCATCGTCTTCAGGATGCCGCTGGATTCGGGCGACGTGAACGACAGGGTCCTCGTCCCCGGCGAGCCATGCCGCGCCCTCGTCGCCTACGGGAACGACGGAGACGACGACTTCACGTCGTATCACGCCTGGGCGGCGATAGTGGAGATAGAGATCTGACAGGGGCGCCGGGACCATCCCGCCTCCCGCAGGAGGCCGCATGAGACCCCACATGAAGCCCGTGCTGCTCGTGAGCGAATGCCTCGCAGGCGCGCGATGCAGGTACGACGGCTCATCTGCGGAGGACCCCTTCGTCCTGAGGCTCATGCCGTTCTGCGAGGTCCGAACGGCCTGCCCCGAGGCGGGGATCGGGCTCGGGGTCACGAGACCGCCGATTCGTCTGGTCTCGGACGGATCGGGCGGGGCGCTTCTAGTGCAGCCGTCCACCGGCAGGGACCTCACTGCCGCCATGTCGGCGTTCTGCTGGCGGGTCCTGTCGGACCCCGGAAGCCTGGACGGGGCGGTGCTCAAGTCCAGGTCGCCCTCCTGCGGCATCTCCGATGTCAGGGTCTTCTCCGGCGCCGACGGCCCGGCACGAGACGGCACGGGGCCGGGGATGTTCGGAAGAGCCGTGCTGGAGGCCATGGGCGGCAGGCCCGTCATCCACGAGGGCAGGCTGTCGAACCCGAGGCTCCGCGAGCACTTCATGACGTCGCTGTTCACCCTGGCCAGGTTCCGGTCAGCAGAAAGCGAGTGCTCCGAAAGGCGCTCGCTGGGTCCGCTCGTATCCTTCCACGCCTCCGCCACGCTGCTTCTCTCGGCGTACAGCCGCGAAGAGGGAAGGAGGATGGGCAGGCTCGTAGCAGACGGGGGTCCCGGGTCGGTATCCGCCTATGGGGCATCCCTCGTCCGGGCCCTTGCGCGGCCCCTCCGCACGGATCCGGCCGTCGACGCTCTCATGCACGCCTTCGGCTACTTCAAGCGGGACCTGTCCTCCGCCGAGAAGGCCCTGTTCCTCGACAGCCTCGAGGACTTCGGGGCAGGGAGGACCGCCATGGGGATACCGGGCTCCCTGATCAGATCATGGACCGTCAGGTTCGGCACCGCCTGTCTCGATGACCAGATCATCTTCGACCCGTACCCCCCGGCCCTCGCCGGCACGGAGGATCCGGCCCGCGGGGAGGCCCCTCCGCGATGATGGAGGAGAGGGTCCGGCAGGCTTCCTGCACTCCCTCCGCGCGCGGGGCCTCCTGGATCGTGTACTGGATGCAGCAGGCCCGTCGGGAGGCCTGCAACCACGCCCTGGAGTACGCGCTGGCGAGGGCGTGGGACATGGGTCTGCCGGCCTTCGTCCTCTTCTGCGTCGACCCGTCGTACCCGGGGGCGGGACCCTCGCACTACCGGTTCATGCTGGAGGGTCTCGAGGAGACGGCGGGCGATCTTGCCGCCAGGGGCATCAGGCTCCTGGTGCGGATCGGCGATCCCGTGGAGGAGCTGGTCGAGGCATGCGGAAGGGCCGCCCTCGCCGTCACCGACGGCGGGCACACCCCCGTCCAGAGGCGGTGGAGGGCGGAGGCGGCGGCGAGGTGCCCCTGTCCGCTCTACGTGGTGGAGACCGATACGGCCGTGCCACCCGGCATGCTCCACGACCGCATGGCGTGGTCGGCGGCCGTGGTCCGGAGGAGGATGGAGCCCCTCCTGGAGGGCATGCTCGAACCTCCGCCGAGGCTCGGGGTCGCCATCCCGGGCTTCCTGCCCGACATGCCGGCGATGAGCCCGCTCGAGGCGCTGGCCCTGCTCCCCGGGCATCCCGGAGCCGGCCCGGCGGGGAGGATCAGGCCCGGTTCCGCCGCAGCCCGGACGGCGCTCGGGCGCTTCATCGACGAGGACCTCGACGAGTACGGGTCCTCTTCGCGCGATCCGGCGAGGAACTGCGTCTCGGGGCTCTCGCCCTACCTGCACTTCGGCCAGATATCCCCCGTCGAGGCGGCCCTCGAGATCAGGAATACCGGCAGCCCGGGAGCCGGAGCCTTCCTGGAGCAGCTCCTCGTGCGCCGGGAACTCGCGGTCAACTTCTGCGCGAGGTCGCCCGCCCCCGGCTCGTGGGGCGCCATTCCGGAATGGGCCAGGAGGACGCTCGGGGAGCATACCGGGGATCCGAGGGAGTACACGTACACCCTGGAGGAGATGGATGGCGCCCGCACCCACGACGATGCATGGAACGCCGCCCAGAAGGAGCTCGTCACGACCGGCACCATGCACGGATACATGAGGATGTACTGGGGCAAGATGATCCTGGCGTGGACGCCCTCTCCGGAAGAGGCCTTCCGCAGGGCCACCCTGCTCAACGACAGATACGCGCTGGACGGGAGGGATCAGAACAGCATGGCGGGCATCGGCTGGTGCTTCGGGCTCCACGACAGGCCGTGGCCCGGGCGCAGGGTCTTCGGTTCCGTCAGGTCCATGACGCGCCGGAGCCTGGAGGCGAAGTACGACATCGGCGCCTATGTAGCGAGGATCGAGAGCATCGCGGGGGAGGACATGCGATGATGAGTGCCGGGGATGCCGGATTCTCGGCCCTGCCTGCAGGCGGGGTCGTCATGGATCCCTTCGACGGGATAGGCAGGGGCTGGATGCTGGTGACCGGAGGCGCCCCCGGGTCATGGAACACCATGACGGCGAGCTGGGGCGGGCTGGGGCACCTCTGGAACAGGGACGTCTGCTTCGTGTTCGTGAGGCCGCAGAGGCACACGCGCCGTTTCATGGACGGGTCGCGCCTGTTCACTGTGTCGTTCTTCGGGGAGGAGCACCGGGCCGCGCTGGAGTACTGCGGGAGCCATTCCGGCCGCGATGTCGACAAGGCCGCCATGACCGGGCTCGAGCCCTTCGAACCGGTGCCGGGATGCGTCTCCTTCAGGCAGGCGTCCCTGGTCCTGGCTGCCCGGACGATATACACGCACGACCTGTCGGCGGAAGGCTTCCTGGACGATGCCCCGCTGAGCCTGTACCCGCACTCGGACTTCCACAGGATGTACGTGGGCGAGATCTCGGCAGCGCTCTCGGGGCCCGGCCGCTAGCCGCCTTCCGCGCGGAGAGAGGCGAGCATGCCGAAGTGCTCCCGCTCCTCCGCCACGAGTTCCCGGAGCCCTGCTAGTTCGAGCATCCCGGATCTCCCTGCTCGAGGGTGTAGGCGGGGGGCATCTGCGGCGTCCACATGACGTTCGGCGGGACTGGATAGAGCGGGCCGGCCTTCGAGAGCTCGGCAAGGGCGCCGGCCATTCCCTCGAGCATCGGGTGCGGACAGGCGAACACGAGTTCGTGGTTCTGCGTACCGCCGAACCTCCTGTCACCCGCGCAGGGGAAGCCGATCACGGGTCTGCCGGTGCCGGACACGAATCCTATGGCCGAGCACGCCGCGGCTTCGGCAACGGTGTCCGCGGCGACCCTCTCCCCGGTCCGGTAGAGCGCGGCATGCACGAAGCGCATCACCTGGGCCGGATTGCAGTAGAACAGCACGGCGTCGGGCACGGGATCGCCATCGGGATACCCTGCGAGCGGCGCGACCGAGACGGCCTGATAGCGGGCCCCGGAGTCGCCGAGCTTGAAGGTGTTCCTGAAGAAGGCCTCGCCGGCCTCCCGCGATGCGACGTACCTGCCCACGGCTGCGGAGCCGTCCCTGAACGCCGGAGGCGTCTCGACCAGGCCGAGGCATGCCGCCCCGATGGCGCAGACCATCCGCTCGGGCACGCCCGACGCCTGCCTGCCCTGGTGCCTGGCCATCGATATGAGCTGGCAGATGTTGACCGGGAAAGGCAGGGGCCTGCGGGGGAGGTCCTCGCGTGATGCGTGGAGCTTCACCGCCACGGGTCCGGTTTCAAGCCTCAGGATGCTCGCGAACTTGCCGGCCAGGGTCGCGTTGTCCATGCGCCGCTCCTCCCGGAGAACTCCTGCCGTCTGCGGTCATCTCCCGTACCGGGAGGCGAGGAACACCATCGTAACCGTGGTCAGGAGGATGCCGAAGGCTATGGCTGCTATCCATACCGAACCGGGTTCCATCGCCCTCGCAGCGGCCTGCGCCACCTGGTGGAACCCGTCGCCTGCGAGCAGGCTCCTGCCCGACGACGCGAGAAGCCTCCAGGCTCCGAACAGCACCGCCGCGGCGGCTCCCGAGGCTGCCACGGCCCTCAGGATCGTGAAGCGCCCGGAGGGCTTGTCGAGCAGGTCGATGGAGGCGTCGATCCGATCGAGGAGGCCGTCGGGGATCCCGTAGGAGCCTGCGAGGCCCTGTTCGATCAGCTTCTCGGCCTCGAGCGCCTTCGTGCATTCCGGACACCCGGCGCAGTGCTCGAGGAACGACGCGGCCATGGGGGGATCGAGCAGCCCGAGCAGGTACTCGACGGCTTCAGCAGATCTGCTGCACGAGCTCATTCTCCCTCCCTTCCAGGATCTCTCTCAGCCTGCGCCTGGCGCGCAGAAGATACACCCTGACGTTCTTACCGGGGATTCCGAGGACATCGCCCGCCTCGGCATGCGTCATCTCGTGGAAATAGACGAGGGTCAGGAGGGACCTGTCCCTCTCGGGGAGCCTCGACAAGGCTGTCTCCAGGAGGCCGGACCCGGGATCGGGCCGCCTGTCCTCGGCTCCGTACCCCTCGATGTCCTCGCCTTCCAGGACCTGGCCGGGGATCCTCTTCCTCAGGTGGTCGATCGCGGCCCTCCGCGTGATCGAGGCCAGCCAGGAGGGAAACCTGCCGCTCTCCCTCAGGAGGCCCAGGTTCAGCCAGGCCTTCACGAAGACCTCCTGCGCGATGTCGCAGGCCTCGTCAGGATCGCCGACGGTCCTCCTGGCGAGCGCATGGACGAATCCGGCGAAGTCGCGGACGAGTGAGTCGAATGCCTGCCTGTCGCCGGCCTTCGCGCGATCCACCACATCCGCGACTCCGTCCGCATCTCTCAACTCCCGTCGCCCTTCCTTGCGGTAACGCGCCAGATCACCACGAGGGCGATACCGCCGAAGAACAGATAGGCTCCGGGTTCGAGCATGCCGGTCTGACCCAGCACCAGCGCCGTGAAGGCCATCGCAGCCGCGATGCCGATCAGGAAGACCCCGGCCTTCACGGTCCAGAGTCTGTTCCTCGGCTGTTTCGGGTTGATGATCCCCACGATCTCCCTGATCTCCTCGGGACCCTTCCCGGATGCCACCGCACTTGCGACCATCTCCTGGAGGGCCATATCCTTCCTGTGCGAGAAGTGGATCACGAGGGCCGCTATCGCGAGGGGTCCACCGATGCTGAGCAGGATCGCGACAATCGGGATCGCCGATTCCATGAAGCCGTCCATTCCGGGTCTCCTTTCTGCTGCCTCGACCATAGAGACGCCGCGGCCGGCACGGGGGTTACACGCCACCCGCCATGCCGAGCATAAGGGCCCGCGGGGCAAGGCACAAACGATAGACTGGAGGATCAGATGACCAGTTCCTTCACCGGCCTGGGCGGCAAGCGGGGCCTCTCGCCCGGAACCCTGGTGAGCAGCCCGGGGAGGGAGCAGATCGAGACCAGGATCACCCTGCTCCGCTGGAGTGAGGAAGAGTTCTCGATCCTGGATGTCGACGACCCGGCGTCGCCCGCGCAGGAAGGAGAGGACTACACAGTCCGCTGGATGAGGATCAGGGGATTCTCGGACCTCTCCGTGGTCAACACCGTCGGGGGCCTGTTCGGCATACATCCCCTCCAGCTCGAGGACGCCGTCAACAGGCACGACAGGCCCAAGGCGGAACTCGACGAGGAGAGCGTCTTCGTCACCCTGAGCTCGATCTTCCCCGGAAACGGCGGGCCACCGGTCCACGGCCACCTGGCGCTCTTCCTGAAACCCGGCATCCTGATCTCGTTCGAGGAGGGCGATACTCCTCTCTTCGACGCTGTTGTCGATAGGATGAAGAGGGGCGGCTCGAGGCTCCGCAGGTACGGGCCGGACTACCTCTTCTACGCCCTGATGGACGCGGTGGTGGACGGATACTTCGCGACCCTCGAAGACATGGCCGACAGGATAGAGAAGCTCGAGGAGGACGTGGTGGAGGGGGACGGCTCGGATCTGCTCGAGAGGATCCACTCCATGAGGAACGAGATGCTCCTCTTCAGGCGTTCGGTCTGGCCCATGCGGGAGCTCGTGGGGAACCTGACGAGGACGGGCGACTCGGCCTTCTCGAGCGTCACGCTGCCGTACATCAGGGACCTCTACGATCACGCGGTGCAGGTCGTGGAGACCTCGGAAACCCTCAGGGAGATGCTGTCCGCCATGCTCGACACCTACCTGTCGAGCACCAGCAACAGGATGAACGAGGTCATGAAGGTCCTGACGATCATCGCGACCATCTTCATGCCGCTGACCTTCATAGCAGGGATCTACGGGATGAACTTCGAGCACATGCCCGAGCTGGGAAAGGCGTGGGCCTATCCCGCGGTGCTCGGTGCGATGGTGCTGATCGGTTTCGGGATGGGCTTCTGGTTCCGGAAGAAGGGCTGGCTGTGAACGGCCGCGGGATGCCCCCCCTGCTCGCGGCCCTGCTTCCCGCCCTGTTCGCGCCCGGGCCGGGCTGGAGCAACTCGGCGACTTCCGCGGAGTTCCTGGGCTTCTCGTCCGACGCCCGCTTCGCCGCCTGGGAGGAGTACGGCATCCAGGACGGCAGCGGATTCCCGGTCTCCATCATCACCGTCCTCGGCCTCGGGGACTGCCGTCTCGCGGGGCGCTTCGAGATCGTGCTGGAGGACGGGTGCGGAGACCTCGGGACCGCGAGGGACCTCTGCCGTGAAGAAGCCTCGGGGCTGCTCGACTCGCTCTCGGAGGAATGGCTCGAGGGCCGGCTGTGCGTGCTGCACCTCCCCACCGACCTGTCCGCCCCCCGGGATTCGGCCAGGTTCCACTCCTGGAGGCCCGTTCCGGGATACCACGTCGGCGACAGGACGGTCATCCTGACCTCGGAGGCCGTCCACGGCACGGAACTCGAGGAGTACTGGCTCCTGGTCCCCGAGCTGCTCTCCGTTTCCGTCAGGGACAACGCGACAGGCGTCCTCAGGGTGATCAGACGCGACACGGAGACGGATCCCGGGCTGTCGGGCATGTTCGGCTACGGGATCGAGGGGATCTGGGCGCTGGGCGACAGCGCCTTCGCCGTATCGATACAGTCGCTCAGGCTGGGATTCGAGGGGCCGGACCTGATGTACGAATACGCCGGCTGGCGGGACTAGACCATGCCGGGCAGGGGCGATCCGGCCGCGAAGTAGCCGGCAGCCTCCAGGGGGGCTGTCCCGGTGAGTTCGAAGAAGAGCTTCTCGAGCCCCTCCTCGCCTATGGACGAGGTCTCGACAAGCGAAGCCAGCCTGCCCCCGTTGATGATGCCTATCCTGTCGCAGATCCGGAGCGCGATCGGGAGCGTGTGGGTGGAGAGCACGACCGCGGACCCCGAATCGGCCGCGGCCCGGCACATCCTGTGGAAGGTCCCGGCAGAGGCCGGGTCCAGCCCGACCATGGGCTCGTCGATCACGTAGAGGTCGGGTTTCGAGAGGAACGCGGCGGAGAGAGCGACCCTCTGCGTCATGCCGTGAGAGTAGGATTCCGCCCTGGCGTCCAGCCATCCCTGCATGTCGAAAAGCTCCTCGCAGAATCCTATCCTGGACTCCGACGATGCGGGATCGAGCCTCCTGGCCCTGGCTATGAACCTCAGGAACTCCCTGCCCGTGAGTTTCGGGTAGAGCGTCGGCTGGTCGGGCACGAAGGCCGAGATCTCCCGCGCCCTGTCGGGGTGCCTTATGGCGTCGATCCCCGACACCTCGACGGCGCCCGAATCGGGTATCACCAGACCGGCCACGATCTTGAGCGTTGTCGTCTTCCCCGCCCCGTTGGGTCCGAGGAGGCCGAAGATCTCGCCGCTCCGCACCTCGAGGGAGAGACCGTCCAGCGCCCTCTTCCTGCCGTAGGACTTCACCAGCGACTCGAGCCTGAGCCTGCTATCCATCGGGACCTCCGAGCAGCGCCTCCACGAAATCCGCAGGGGAGAACACTTCGAGATCGTCCGGCGACTCGCCGGTGCCGGCATACTCCACCGGGATCCCGAGCCCGGCCGCGACAGCCACGACGGCGCCGCCCCTGGCAGTCCCGTCGAGCTTCGTGAGCACCAGGCCGGTCAGGGGCAGGGCCCCTGCGAACTGCCTGGCCTGCGGAAGCGCGCTCTGCCCGATCGAGGCGTCGATGACCAGGAGCGTCGAATGGGGCGCCCCGGGCAGGGCCTTGGAGCATACCCTGTGCACCTTTCCCAGCTCGGCCATCAGGTCGGTGCGCGTGGTCAGCCTGCCGGCGGTGTCGATCAGGATCTCGTCGTACCCTCCCGCGGCCGCCTCACGGATCG
It encodes:
- a CDS encoding ferritin — encoded protein: MMDRKVLDEFNAQINEEAFSAYLYLAMAAWFESVNLPGFAKWMRVQSQEETAHAMKFFSFIVERGGKVALKAIAQPTAKWKTPLEAFKAALAHEKHITARIDTLMDLSISVKDHASASFLKWFVDEQVEEEAHADSIVQKLVLAGDSTGALFMLDRELGARS
- a CDS encoding desulfoferrodoxin; this encodes MTGTVFKCGKCGNIVEMLHHGGGTLVCCGEPMTALVEQTADSSVEKHVPIIERVDGGYTVRVGSVPHPMLENHFIEWIELVADGRTCRRHLAPGLAPEAFFPGPVASGLSAREYCNIHSLWRSAT
- a CDS encoding SpoIIE family protein phosphatase; protein product: MGIPRVPGLPAALLTAVFAALSGALGTASPDPAGIGASLAAALLYFQTLATPARRSLGARLAIAAVLLAASSGFSLLGARIPAGVLTGLSIASSVLFLVYARSLSMTDSPRFAGAVSVILIGLLILDGILLSVLPSGEAAAGGSGENGSFAGTGPVVFLAAAAALLAGFRSGWIHYLDSRGRWIAMAVAIALAAASAAAADSADRAGASRAVSGLSTALSVAGSGISGAAAFAILLSLPSAGAMERLRRGLRSVQELGDLILSGAGAEAVCESVARLACGLPGVDAAWVELLDPDGSSSIVKVSGTDLIVEGLPGCGVSGMVGSPGMRGTQVLAGLPKGSPLARLGSAGLGTRSLLVTPIRAGGIDLGSLVAVSSSPFAFVRQSTGLVEAFAGLAGVAMLNSRLLAENIERGRYQEEIEIARSVQDGLLSAPVPDLSPFGASVVCRPTREVGGDCFGISRLQDGRVGIFVADVAGKGAGAAILMSAVHASATTLLEEGYPPAGTCSALNGLLCRICPEDRFVTFFCAVLDPSSCSIEYCNAGHDHPLLIGISCGGGTIELEEGGLVLGISPGAVYGSATVPMGAGDTLVIYTDGLSDRLERIGENPLEWMASLVRDHPGASPDQLVERLLSGSEPPDGDIPDDDVTLVVLKSRAPGVPRPPSIL
- the hisS gene encoding histidine--tRNA ligase; translated protein: MELSTRPLTGMRQLYPSEMAVEAYIVSMVRKAACSYGFEEYDGPTIEPVELFLAKSGGGLISEQGYSFEDRGGRRVVLRPEMTPSLARMIASAPEVPSPVRWMSFPLCFRYERPQRGRVREFRQFNLDILGETGSMGDLEVMLVLDRIMKNLGALPGTYRIGYSGRGLATDVLRAVGIAPEEIQSALGAVDRIGKMQRPEWLAYAAGILGSDEKASVLEKFASVRSLDDEWLAGAASGSGSYARMKEFAGLLEAAGLASASFDASVVRGLDYYTGTVFELSDTGSGNRRAICGGGRYDDLVGLFGGKPVTGVGFGLGLLTLKLFLETYGLLPADPGECCRPQVFVAVYSASEAPAALAWAESLRAHGVRTVMEIEGRSISRQFRAAGKAGARLVVVAGPEEVASGEALVKDMASGTEHRVRSGSLTSWILGMLASG
- a CDS encoding DOMON domain-containing protein, whose translation is MRGSLLLILSCLILGQSSCSTGDDAAPAGDAAPPPPDSAGGARSVQREGFLLSWTVEGAEAVVTMSAPTTGWVAAGFHTEGAMQNAQIVMGWVDGDAFALRDDFGTGFTTHAPDTSLGGSDDLVPVSGTEEDGRTTIVFRMPLDSGDVNDRVLVPGEPCRALVAYGNDGDDDFTSYHAWAAIVEIEI
- a CDS encoding DUF523 and DUF1722 domain-containing protein, with translation MRPHMKPVLLVSECLAGARCRYDGSSAEDPFVLRLMPFCEVRTACPEAGIGLGVTRPPIRLVSDGSGGALLVQPSTGRDLTAAMSAFCWRVLSDPGSLDGAVLKSRSPSCGISDVRVFSGADGPARDGTGPGMFGRAVLEAMGGRPVIHEGRLSNPRLREHFMTSLFTLARFRSAESECSERRSLGPLVSFHASATLLLSAYSREEGRRMGRLVADGGPGSVSAYGASLVRALARPLRTDPAVDALMHAFGYFKRDLSSAEKALFLDSLEDFGAGRTAMGIPGSLIRSWTVRFGTACLDDQIIFDPYPPALAGTEDPARGEAPPR
- a CDS encoding deoxyribodipyrimidine photo-lyase, translating into MMEERVRQASCTPSARGASWIVYWMQQARREACNHALEYALARAWDMGLPAFVLFCVDPSYPGAGPSHYRFMLEGLEETAGDLAARGIRLLVRIGDPVEELVEACGRAALAVTDGGHTPVQRRWRAEAAARCPCPLYVVETDTAVPPGMLHDRMAWSAAVVRRRMEPLLEGMLEPPPRLGVAIPGFLPDMPAMSPLEALALLPGHPGAGPAGRIRPGSAAARTALGRFIDEDLDEYGSSSRDPARNCVSGLSPYLHFGQISPVEAALEIRNTGSPGAGAFLEQLLVRRELAVNFCARSPAPGSWGAIPEWARRTLGEHTGDPREYTYTLEEMDGARTHDDAWNAAQKELVTTGTMHGYMRMYWGKMILAWTPSPEEAFRRATLLNDRYALDGRDQNSMAGIGWCFGLHDRPWPGRRVFGSVRSMTRRSLEAKYDIGAYVARIESIAGEDMR